A genomic stretch from Rhodomicrobium vannielii ATCC 17100 includes:
- a CDS encoding LysR family transcriptional regulator yields the protein MTLEQLRIFVAVAEREHMTRAAEAIHITQSAASAAIAALEARYNTRLFHRIGRRIELTDAGRLFLSEARAVLARSAAAERVLHDLAGCMAGTLSLFASQTIANYWLPPLLHRFRAAYPGVSVQLAIGNTEQVTAAVREGFADIGFAEGKIDDPALRLRAVKGDRLVLVVSPLHEWNGRDVATDDLMQGQWVMREPGSGTRAIFEDALRGLGVDPTSLKVAMELPSNEAVCAAVRAGAGATAISDLVAEPLVSAGTLALVSLPLPERPFYVARHKERSISQAERALLDLVE from the coding sequence ATGACTCTTGAGCAATTGCGCATTTTCGTCGCCGTGGCCGAGCGGGAGCACATGACGCGCGCGGCCGAGGCGATCCACATCACCCAGTCGGCGGCGAGCGCGGCCATCGCGGCGCTGGAGGCCCGCTACAACACCCGGCTTTTCCATCGCATCGGACGGCGCATCGAACTGACGGATGCGGGTCGCCTCTTCCTCTCCGAGGCGCGCGCGGTGCTGGCGCGGAGCGCCGCAGCAGAGCGCGTGCTGCACGATCTTGCAGGCTGCATGGCGGGCACCTTGTCGTTATTCGCGAGCCAGACCATCGCGAATTACTGGTTGCCGCCGTTGCTCCACCGCTTTCGCGCGGCGTATCCGGGGGTCTCGGTCCAGCTTGCCATCGGCAACACGGAGCAGGTGACTGCGGCTGTGCGCGAGGGGTTTGCCGATATCGGTTTCGCGGAAGGCAAGATCGACGATCCAGCTCTGCGGCTGCGCGCCGTGAAGGGCGACAGGCTGGTGCTCGTCGTCAGTCCCCTGCACGAATGGAACGGTCGGGACGTGGCCACTGACGATCTGATGCAAGGTCAGTGGGTGATGCGTGAGCCGGGCTCCGGGACGCGCGCGATTTTCGAGGATGCTCTGCGCGGGCTTGGCGTGGACCCAACCTCCCTGAAAGTTGCGATGGAACTGCCATCGAACGAAGCCGTGTGTGCGGCGGTCCGTGCCGGTGCGGGGGCGACGGCGATATCCGACCTTGTGGCGGAACCGCTCGTGAGCGCGGGGACGCTCGCGCTGGTGTCTCTGCCGCTACCGGAACGCCCGTTTTACGTCGCCCGGCATAAGGAACGGAGCATCAGCCAGGCGGAGCGCGCGCTGCTCGATCTGGTCGAGTGA